A stretch of the Leguminivora glycinivorella isolate SPB_JAAS2020 chromosome 2, LegGlyc_1.1, whole genome shotgun sequence genome encodes the following:
- the LOC125236593 gene encoding uncharacterized protein LOC125236593 isoform X1, whose product MVVNKSYTSSSDSGGDLEMSANHSKVNEGSYGYEEALDLAGHGKYNTLLLLACFLVITAMGIDIFGLGIIVAAASCDLRLTLQQAGVLSSMPFAGIIVMSYPWGYLSDTRGRKLVLQVAMAGSFASAALSSLAPSWQLLAALRFLSSALSSAAESATYALLGECCGARVRARYMLLVTSALMLTPALYYSKTRHSLYITTDMSSAVSPRRVGECCGARVRARYMLLVTSALMLTPALYYSKTRHSLYITTDMSSAVSPRRVGECCGARVRARYMLLVTSALMLTPALYYSKTRHSLYITTDMSSAVSPRRVGECCGARVRARYMLLVTSALMLTPALYYSKTRHSLYITTDMSSAVSPRRVGECCGARVRARYMLLVTSALMLTPALYYSKTRHSLYITTDMSSAVSPRRVGECCGARVRARYMLLVTSALMLTPALYYSKTRHSLYITTDMSSAVSPRRVGECCGARVRARYMLLVTSALMLTPALYYSKTRHSLYITTDMSSAVSPRRVGECCGARVRARYMLLVTSALMLTPALYYICAYLIMKLEFSYRFLWLELRPWRLLTLVMALPLGLVAAALWRLCESPKFLVNVGRSGEAVDALARIYRVNGGKGEFPVKEVYLEEGNKEEVGVFSLRSLWTQIAPLFQRPLLGRTLLLFYLTFVVYIANNSFAIILPTIFNVFFTSYASRGAGPGAGFCDLFARTGQDNSTVVQDADTVCRNSINDNTIWAGCAHGLSFFVLNALISQCAGKRKLLTIVILVIAAAAAAGVNLTGEPLSGLVLFYVFLTTAMVFGVVSSYFVTLYPTSYRGMVACLGMMVARLSAFSGTNLVSGAMTQHCSAALYGASGLVLTGAVAAALLPGDSLQAG is encoded by the exons ATGGTGGTAAATAAGAGCTATACCTCTAGTAGTGATAGTGGTGGTGATCTAGAAATGAGTGCAAATCATAGTAAAGTGAATGAAGGATCTTATGGGTATGAAGAAGCTTTGGATTTAGCAG GTCACGGCAAGTACAACACCCTGCTGCTGCTGGCGTGCTTCCTGGTGATCACGGCCATGGGCATCGACATCTTCGGGCTGGGGATCATAGTGGCAGCTGCCAGCTGCGACCTGCGGCTCACGCTGCAGCAGGCCGGCGTGCTGTCCTCCATGCCGTTCGCTG GCATCATCGTAATGTCGTACCCGTGGGGCTACTTGTCGGACACGCGAGGCCGCAAGCTGGTGCTGCAGGTGGCCATGGCGGGCAGCTTCGCCAGCGCGGCGCTGAGCAGCCTGGCGCCCAGCTGGCAGCTGCTGGCCGCGCTGCGGTTCCTCAGCTCGGCCCT GTCAAGCGCAGCTGAATCCGCGACGTACGCTCTCCTCGGCGAGTGTTGCGGCGCGCGCGTGCGGGCGCGGTACATGCTGCTAGTGACCAGCGCGCTCATGCTCACGCCCGCCCTCTACTACAGTAAGACACGCCACTCTCTATACATCACTACTGACATGTCGAGCGCAGTGAGTCCGCGACGTGTCGGCGAGTGTTGCGGCGCGCGCGTGCGGGCGCGGTACATGCTGCTAGTGACCAGCGCGCTCATGCTCACGCCCGCCCTCTACTACAGTAAGACACGCCACTCTCTATACATCACTACTGACATGTCGAGCGCAGTGAGTCCGCGACGTGTCGGCGAGTGTTGCGGCGCGCGCGTGCGGGCGCGGTACATGCTGCTAGTGACCAGCGCGCTCATGCTCACGCCCGCCCTCTACTACAGTAAGACACGCCACTCTCTATACATCACTACTGACATGTCGAGCGCAGTGAGTCCGCGACGTGTCGGCGAGTGTTGCGGCGCGCGCGTGCGGGCGCGGTACATGCTGCTAGTGACCAGCGCGCTCATGCTCACGCCCGCCCTCTACTACAGTAAGACACGCCACTCTCTATACATCACTACTGACATGTCGAGCGCAGTGAGTCCGCGACGTGTCGGCGAGTGTTGCGGCGCGCGCGTGCGGGCACGGTACATGCTGCTAGTGACCAGCGCGCTCATGCTCACGCCCGCCCTCTACTACAGTAAGACACGCCACTCTCTATACATCACTACTGACATGTCGAGCGCAGTGAGTCCGCGACGTGTCGGCGAGTGTTGCGGCGCGCGCGTGCGGGCGCGGTACATGCTGCTAGTGACCAGCGCGCTCATGCTCACGCCCGCCCTCTACTACAGTAAGACACGCCACTCTCTATACATCACTACTGACATGTCGAGCGCAGTGAGTCCGCGACGTGTCGGCGAGTGTTGCGGCGCGCGCGTGCGGGCGCGGTACATGCTGCTAGTGACCAGCGCGCTCATGCTCACGCCCGCCCTCTACTACAGTAAGACACGCCACTCTCTATACATCACTACTGACATGTCGAGCGCAGTGAGTCCGCGACGTGTCGGCGAGTGTTGCGGCGCGCGCGTGCGGGCGCGGTACATGCTGCTAGTGACCAGCGCGCTCATGCTCACGCCCGCCCTCTACTACA TATGTGCATACCTGATAATGAAGCTGGAGTTCTCGTACCGGTTCCTGTGGCTGGAGCTGCGTCCCTGGCGGCTGCTGACGCTGGTGATGGCGCTGCCGCTGGGGCTGGTCGCCGCGGCGCTGTGGAGACTCTGCGAGAGCCCCAAGTTCCTCGTCAACGTGGGCAGGAGTGGGGAGGCGGTGGACGCGCTCGCCAGGATCTATAGAGTCAATGGGGGGAAGGGAGAGTTCCCG GTGAAAGAAGTGTACCTGGAAGAAGGGAATAAAGAAGAAGTGGGTGTGTTCTCCCTGCGCTCGCTGTGGACGCAGATCGCGCCGCTCTTCCAGCGCCCACTGCTGGGCAGGACGCTGCTCCTCTTCTACCTGACCTTCGTCGTCTATATCGC GAACAACAGTTTTGCGATCATCCTACCGACGATCTTCAACGTGTTCTTCACGTCGTACGCGAGCCGCGGCGCCGGCCCCGGCGCCGGCTTCTGCGACCTCTTCGCCCGCACCGGGCAGGACAACTCCACTGTCGTCCAAGATGCCGAC ACAGTGTGTAGGAACTCCATAAACGACAACACGATCTGGGCGGGCTGCGCGCACGGCCTCTCGTTCTTCGTGCTCAACGCGCTCATCTCCCAGTGTGCTGGGAAACGGAAG TTGCTGACAATCGTTATCCTGGTGATAGCAGCTGCGGCAGCCGCCGGGGTCAACCTGACCGGGGAGCCGCTGTCAGGCTTGGTGCTGTTCTACGTGTTCCTCACTACCGCCATGGTGTTCGGCGTCGTCTCCTCGTACTTCGTGACCCTCTACCCCACGTCCTACAG GGGGATGGTGGCGTGCCTGGGCATGATGGTGGCGCGGCTGAGCGCCTTCAGCGGCACCAACCTCGTCAGCGGCGCCATGACGCAGCACTGCTCCGCTGCTCTATACGGGGCTTCGGGACTCGTTCTCA CCGGAGCTGTCGCCGCAGCGCTGCTGCCGGGCGACAGTCTGCAAGCGGGGTGA
- the LOC125236593 gene encoding synaptic vesicle 2-related protein-like isoform X3: protein MVVNKSYTSSSDSGGDLEMSANHSKVNEGSYGYEEALDLAGHGKYNTLLLLACFLVITAMGIDIFGLGIIVAAASCDLRLTLQQAGVLSSMPFAGIIVMSYPWGYLSDTRGRKLVLQVAMAGSFASAALSSLAPSWQLLAALRFLSSALSSAAESATYALLGECCGARVRARYMLLVTSALMLTPALYYICAYLIMKLEFSYRFLWLELRPWRLLTLVMALPLGLVAAALWRLCESPKFLVNVGRSGEAVDALARIYRVNGGKGEFPVKEVYLEEGNKEEVGVFSLRSLWTQIAPLFQRPLLGRTLLLFYLTFVVYIANNSFAIILPTIFNVFFTSYASRGAGPGAGFCDLFARTGQDNSTVVQDADTVCRNSINDNTIWAGCAHGLSFFVLNALISQCAGKRKLLTIVILVIAAAAAAGVNLTGEPLSGLVLFYVFLTTAMVFGVVSSYFVTLYPTSYRGMVACLGMMVARLSAFSGTNLVSGAMTQHCSAALYGASGLVLTGAVAAALLPGDSLQAG from the exons ATGGTGGTAAATAAGAGCTATACCTCTAGTAGTGATAGTGGTGGTGATCTAGAAATGAGTGCAAATCATAGTAAAGTGAATGAAGGATCTTATGGGTATGAAGAAGCTTTGGATTTAGCAG GTCACGGCAAGTACAACACCCTGCTGCTGCTGGCGTGCTTCCTGGTGATCACGGCCATGGGCATCGACATCTTCGGGCTGGGGATCATAGTGGCAGCTGCCAGCTGCGACCTGCGGCTCACGCTGCAGCAGGCCGGCGTGCTGTCCTCCATGCCGTTCGCTG GCATCATCGTAATGTCGTACCCGTGGGGCTACTTGTCGGACACGCGAGGCCGCAAGCTGGTGCTGCAGGTGGCCATGGCGGGCAGCTTCGCCAGCGCGGCGCTGAGCAGCCTGGCGCCCAGCTGGCAGCTGCTGGCCGCGCTGCGGTTCCTCAGCTCGGCCCT GTCAAGCGCAGCTGAATCCGCGACGTACGCTCTCCTCGGCGAGTGTTGCGGCGCGCGCGTGCGGGCGCGGTACATGCTGCTAGTGACCAGCGCGCTCATGCTCACGCCCGCCCTCTACTACA TATGTGCATACCTGATAATGAAGCTGGAGTTCTCGTACCGGTTCCTGTGGCTGGAGCTGCGTCCCTGGCGGCTGCTGACGCTGGTGATGGCGCTGCCGCTGGGGCTGGTCGCCGCGGCGCTGTGGAGACTCTGCGAGAGCCCCAAGTTCCTCGTCAACGTGGGCAGGAGTGGGGAGGCGGTGGACGCGCTCGCCAGGATCTATAGAGTCAATGGGGGGAAGGGAGAGTTCCCG GTGAAAGAAGTGTACCTGGAAGAAGGGAATAAAGAAGAAGTGGGTGTGTTCTCCCTGCGCTCGCTGTGGACGCAGATCGCGCCGCTCTTCCAGCGCCCACTGCTGGGCAGGACGCTGCTCCTCTTCTACCTGACCTTCGTCGTCTATATCGC GAACAACAGTTTTGCGATCATCCTACCGACGATCTTCAACGTGTTCTTCACGTCGTACGCGAGCCGCGGCGCCGGCCCCGGCGCCGGCTTCTGCGACCTCTTCGCCCGCACCGGGCAGGACAACTCCACTGTCGTCCAAGATGCCGAC ACAGTGTGTAGGAACTCCATAAACGACAACACGATCTGGGCGGGCTGCGCGCACGGCCTCTCGTTCTTCGTGCTCAACGCGCTCATCTCCCAGTGTGCTGGGAAACGGAAG TTGCTGACAATCGTTATCCTGGTGATAGCAGCTGCGGCAGCCGCCGGGGTCAACCTGACCGGGGAGCCGCTGTCAGGCTTGGTGCTGTTCTACGTGTTCCTCACTACCGCCATGGTGTTCGGCGTCGTCTCCTCGTACTTCGTGACCCTCTACCCCACGTCCTACAG GGGGATGGTGGCGTGCCTGGGCATGATGGTGGCGCGGCTGAGCGCCTTCAGCGGCACCAACCTCGTCAGCGGCGCCATGACGCAGCACTGCTCCGCTGCTCTATACGGGGCTTCGGGACTCGTTCTCA CCGGAGCTGTCGCCGCAGCGCTGCTGCCGGGCGACAGTCTGCAAGCGGGGTGA
- the LOC125236593 gene encoding uncharacterized protein LOC125236593 isoform X2: MLLVTSALMLTPALYYSKTRHSLYITTDMSSAVSPRRVGECCGARVRARYMLLVTSALMLTPALYYSKTRHSLYITTDMSSAVSPRRVGECCGARVRARYMLLVTSALMLTPALYYSKTRHSLYITTDMSSAVSPRRVGECCGARVRARYMLLVTSALMLTPALYYSKTRHSLYITTDMSSAVSPRRVGECCGARVRARYMLLVTSALMLTPALYYSKTRHSLYITTDMSSAVSPRRVGECCGARVRARYMLLVTSALMLTPALYYSKTRHSLYITTDMSSAVSPRRVGECCGARVRARYMLLVTSALMLTPALYYSKTRHSLYITTDMSSAVSPRRVGECCGARVRARYMLLVTSALMLTPALYYICAYLIMKLEFSYRFLWLELRPWRLLTLVMALPLGLVAAALWRLCESPKFLVNVGRSGEAVDALARIYRVNGGKGEFPVKEVYLEEGNKEEVGVFSLRSLWTQIAPLFQRPLLGRTLLLFYLTFVVYIANNSFAIILPTIFNVFFTSYASRGAGPGAGFCDLFARTGQDNSTVVQDADTVCRNSINDNTIWAGCAHGLSFFVLNALISQCAGKRKLLTIVILVIAAAAAAGVNLTGEPLSGLVLFYVFLTTAMVFGVVSSYFVTLYPTSYRGMVACLGMMVARLSAFSGTNLVSGAMTQHCSAALYGASGLVLTGAVAAALLPGDSLQAG, translated from the exons ATGCTGCTAGTGACCAGCGCGCTCATGCTCACGCCCGCCCTCTACTACAGTAAGACACGCCACTCTCTATACATCACTACTGACATGTCGAGCGCAGTGAGTCCGCGACGTGTCGGCGAGTGTTGCGGCGCGCGCGTGCGGGCGCGGTACATGCTGCTAGTGACCAGCGCGCTCATGCTCACGCCCGCCCTCTACTACAGTAAGACACGCCACTCTCTATACATCACTACTGACATGTCGAGCGCAGTGAGTCCGCGACGTGTCGGCGAGTGTTGCGGCGCGCGCGTGCGGGCGCGGTACATGCTGCTAGTGACCAGCGCGCTCATGCTCACGCCCGCCCTCTACTACAGTAAGACACGCCACTCTCTATACATCACTACTGACATGTCGAGCGCAGTGAGTCCGCGACGTGTCGGCGAGTGTTGCGGCGCGCGCGTGCGGGCGCGGTACATGCTGCTAGTGACCAGCGCGCTCATGCTCACGCCCGCCCTCTACTACAGTAAGACACGCCACTCTCTATACATCACTACTGACATGTCGAGCGCAGTGAGTCCGCGACGTGTCGGCGAGTGTTGCGGCGCGCGCGTGCGGGCACGGTACATGCTGCTAGTGACCAGCGCGCTCATGCTCACGCCCGCCCTCTACTACAGTAAGACACGCCACTCTCTATACATCACTACTGACATGTCGAGCGCAGTGAGTCCGCGACGTGTCGGCGAGTGTTGCGGCGCGCGCGTGCGGGCGCGGTACATGCTGCTAGTGACCAGCGCGCTCATGCTCACGCCCGCCCTCTACTACAGTAAGACACGCCACTCTCTATACATCACTACTGACATGTCGAGCGCAGTGAGTCCGCGACGTGTCGGCGAGTGTTGCGGCGCGCGCGTGCGGGCGCGGTACATGCTGCTAGTGACCAGCGCGCTCATGCTCACGCCCGCCCTCTACTACAGTAAGACACGCCACTCTCTATACATCACTACTGACATGTCGAGCGCAGTGAGTCCGCGACGTGTCGGCGAGTGTTGCGGCGCGCGCGTGCGGGCGCGGTACATGCTGCTAGTGACCAGCGCGCTCATGCTCACGCCCGCCCTCTACTACA TATGTGCATACCTGATAATGAAGCTGGAGTTCTCGTACCGGTTCCTGTGGCTGGAGCTGCGTCCCTGGCGGCTGCTGACGCTGGTGATGGCGCTGCCGCTGGGGCTGGTCGCCGCGGCGCTGTGGAGACTCTGCGAGAGCCCCAAGTTCCTCGTCAACGTGGGCAGGAGTGGGGAGGCGGTGGACGCGCTCGCCAGGATCTATAGAGTCAATGGGGGGAAGGGAGAGTTCCCG GTGAAAGAAGTGTACCTGGAAGAAGGGAATAAAGAAGAAGTGGGTGTGTTCTCCCTGCGCTCGCTGTGGACGCAGATCGCGCCGCTCTTCCAGCGCCCACTGCTGGGCAGGACGCTGCTCCTCTTCTACCTGACCTTCGTCGTCTATATCGC GAACAACAGTTTTGCGATCATCCTACCGACGATCTTCAACGTGTTCTTCACGTCGTACGCGAGCCGCGGCGCCGGCCCCGGCGCCGGCTTCTGCGACCTCTTCGCCCGCACCGGGCAGGACAACTCCACTGTCGTCCAAGATGCCGAC ACAGTGTGTAGGAACTCCATAAACGACAACACGATCTGGGCGGGCTGCGCGCACGGCCTCTCGTTCTTCGTGCTCAACGCGCTCATCTCCCAGTGTGCTGGGAAACGGAAG TTGCTGACAATCGTTATCCTGGTGATAGCAGCTGCGGCAGCCGCCGGGGTCAACCTGACCGGGGAGCCGCTGTCAGGCTTGGTGCTGTTCTACGTGTTCCTCACTACCGCCATGGTGTTCGGCGTCGTCTCCTCGTACTTCGTGACCCTCTACCCCACGTCCTACAG GGGGATGGTGGCGTGCCTGGGCATGATGGTGGCGCGGCTGAGCGCCTTCAGCGGCACCAACCTCGTCAGCGGCGCCATGACGCAGCACTGCTCCGCTGCTCTATACGGGGCTTCGGGACTCGTTCTCA CCGGAGCTGTCGCCGCAGCGCTGCTGCCGGGCGACAGTCTGCAAGCGGGGTGA
- the LOC125234617 gene encoding solute carrier family 22 member 6-A-like: protein MNSDSVKYDKIPFEDALAETGYGLYNYLMVALAGASGIAFIALAYGSSIIVPTSACELATSGAQQGLQMALPIGGMVLGSLVWGYLGDTRGRRGMLLASLALGAASNAVASISVSWVMLMLIQFLTVILASGIYVLSMTLLSESIPLKNRNVATLLVASVYLIGQGVISGKVTNIKVPFIQGTFNYYLL, encoded by the exons ATGAATTCTGACTcggtaaaatatgacaaaattcCTTTTGAAGATGCACTGGCTGAAACAG GTTACGGACTGTACAACTACCTGATGGTAGCGCTGGCGGGTGCGAGCGGCATCGCGTTCATCGCGCTGGCGTACGGCAGCAGCATCATCGTCCCCACCAGCGCCTGCGAGCTGGCCACCAGCGGCGCGCAGCAGGGGTTGCAGATGGCTCTGCCCATCGGCG GAATGGTGCTAGGGTCCCTGGTGTGGGGGTACCTGGGCGACACGCGCGGCCGCCGCGGCATGCTGCTGGCGTCGCTGGCGCTGGGCGCCGCCAGCAACGCCGTCGCCAGCATCTCCGTCAGCTGGGTCATGCTGATGCTCATACAGTTCCTCACCGTCATCCT GGCCTCGGGAATATACGTGCTATCCATGACGCTGCTAAGCGAGAGCATCCCCCTCAAGAACCGGAACGTGGCCACTCTGCTCGTCGCCAGCGTGTACCTGATCGGCCAGGGCGTCATATCAGGTAAAGTCACTAACATCAAAGTTCCTTTCATACAGGGcacatttaattattatttattatag